In the Parus major isolate Abel chromosome 4A, Parus_major1.1, whole genome shotgun sequence genome, one interval contains:
- the LOC107203673 gene encoding protein CXorf21-like: MLAEGILMRLIYKESCHQDKPCKSPASQKAKEGIWRQKLVDIPKIKGFADGCEKQEELSARSSQVEAGSSPRWRSMEKEPAKDQEMLVKGTASPALHIPKRGGSLDQVDLYRSWPCNSIYQNYPDLQIGGDHVGGHTCDSGCVLDHVCDELPDGPVLLSIDIPQGQSPLCEHPENPSGMSLPGEEAGERSLMLSEEPLSNSTLNKYMEAKVAELYKEFLEESLARCGSITNLLTCSWIRNSLDQISVQISQEQNIETSKARGALLHSLALFSSHNAPNRNSSEFSTPNLQISNPVGAKWSCRMEFTS, from the coding sequence ATGCTGGCAGAAGGCATCCTAATGAGGCTCATCTATAAAGAAAGCTGTCATCAAGATAAGCCTTGTAAATCTCCTGCATCCCAAAAGGCTAAAGAGGGAATCTGGAGACAGAAACTTGTAGACATCCCAAAAATTAAAGGCTTTGCTGATGGATGTGAGAAGCAGGAGGAGCTCTCTGCCAGAAGCAGCCAAGTGGAAGCCGGGAGCAGCCCCCGATGGAGATCCATGGAAAAGGAGCCTGCAAAAGATCAGGAAATGCTGGTTAAAGGAACTGCATCCCCAGCTTTACATATCCCCAAGAGAGGAGGAAGCCTAGACCAGGTGGATTTGTACAGATCCTGGCCTTGCAACAGCATTTACCAGAACTATCCTGACCTGCAGATCGGGGGGGACCACGTGGGGGGCCACACGTGTGACTCGGGCTGTGTCCTGGACCATGTGTGTGATGAACTCCCCGACGGCCCCGTCCTGCTCTCCATAGATATTCCCCAGGGTCAGTCCCCTCTGTGTGAGCATCCTGAAAATCCCAGTGGGATGTCCCTGCCTGGAGAGGAAGCTGGAGAAAGGAGCCTCATGCTCAGTGAGGAGCCCCTTTCCAACTCCACGCTCAACAAGTACATGGAAGCCAAAGTGGCAGAGCTCTACAAAGAGTTTTTGGAAGAAAGCCTGGCCAGGTGTGGTTCCATAACAAACctcctcacctgcagctggatAAGGAACAGCCTGGACCAGATAAGTGTTCAGATCTCCCAGGAGCAGAACATAGAAACCTCCAAAGCCAGAGGAGCCCTCTTGCATTCGTTGGCTTTGTTCAGCTCCCACAACGCTCCCAACAGGAACAGCTCTGAGTTCAGCACCCCAAACCTCCAAATCTCCAACCCAGTGGGTGCAaaatggagctgcaggatggaATTCACATCCTGA